A single genomic interval of Lacrimispora sphenoides JCM 1415 harbors:
- the murQ gene encoding N-acetylmuramic acid 6-phosphate etherase — translation MCNIEKLTTESTNEATRNIDRLESLEIVTLINNEDKKVAEAIEKVLPQIAEAVESIVERFKKGGRIIYCGAGSSGRMGTLDAVELTPTYSVSPTRAFGLLAGGDKAMYTAVEGAEDSEELAVEDLKRVKLTADDCVIGIAASGRTPYTKAALEFGKQTGAFTISVTCNQDSAMAKIADISIAPVVGPEVINGSTRMKAGTAQKMVVNMLSTGAMIRLGKVYRNYMVHVQPTNEKLVKRAVKMIVDLTGAKEELALHVLYEADKDVAAAIVMIECGCKKDQAREALLESGGQVRKAIAAVKNGV, via the coding sequence ATGTGCAATATAGAAAAGCTTACAACGGAATCTACCAATGAAGCTACCCGGAACATTGACAGGCTGGAATCATTGGAAATCGTTACATTAATAAATAATGAAGACAAAAAAGTGGCTGAAGCCATAGAAAAGGTGCTTCCCCAAATCGCGGAAGCAGTGGAGTCAATTGTAGAGCGTTTCAAAAAAGGCGGACGGATCATTTACTGCGGTGCAGGATCGTCCGGCCGTATGGGCACTCTGGATGCAGTAGAACTGACTCCCACTTACAGCGTATCCCCGACCCGGGCCTTTGGCCTTCTTGCAGGCGGTGATAAGGCCATGTATACAGCGGTGGAGGGGGCAGAGGATTCAGAAGAACTGGCAGTGGAGGACTTAAAACGGGTGAAGCTTACGGCCGATGATTGTGTGATCGGCATTGCTGCCAGCGGAAGGACTCCTTACACAAAGGCGGCATTGGAATTCGGAAAACAAACTGGTGCCTTTACCATTTCCGTAACCTGCAATCAGGACAGCGCCATGGCAAAGATCGCGGATATATCCATTGCTCCGGTAGTGGGACCAGAAGTAATTAACGGATCCACCAGGATGAAGGCAGGTACCGCTCAGAAAATGGTAGTTAATATGCTTTCCACAGGAGCCATGATAAGGCTTGGAAAGGTATACCGGAACTATATGGTTCATGTACAGCCTACCAATGAAAAGCTTGTGAAGCGGGCGGTAAAGATGATCGTAGACTTAACCGGTGCGAAAGAGGAGCTGGCTCTTCACGTGCTTTATGAGGCAGATAAGGATGTAGCTGCTGCCATCGTGATGATCGAATGCGGCTGCAAAAAAGATCAGGCAAGGGAAGCCCTTTTAGAATCCGGCGGTCAGGTGAGGAAAGCCATTGCAGCTGTGAAAAACGGAGTTTAG
- a CDS encoding Gfo/Idh/MocA family protein, giving the protein MKINYGIISTAAIGKRFIGAVKANGGSVVTVASRSLDRARAFCQENNIEKAYGSYEELYQDPEITAVYITTINREHFHEMKQALNYGKHVLCEKPFTLSKPQAKEIFQLAKEKGLFVMEMQKSLFLPVTDLIKTYIDSGMLGKLHQVNMSASFQSPKASWMHEKDQGGVVYGSASYTFEYLDYLLEPAEVFVQALGTRGKTGVQDSVSLNIKMDDVLISSRISMRAPAESFAVFYFENGFIKTKEYWKADRCEIHTGKDVELIERTVDFEMKYEVVHAEECIRQGLTESPVMRAERTLRCCGLVDQVVESLDRQ; this is encoded by the coding sequence ATGAAAATAAATTATGGAATTATATCAACGGCTGCCATCGGAAAACGGTTTATCGGTGCAGTAAAGGCCAATGGAGGATCGGTGGTTACGGTGGCGTCAAGGTCACTTGACAGAGCCAGGGCATTCTGCCAGGAAAACAATATCGAAAAGGCTTATGGCTCTTATGAAGAACTTTATCAGGACCCGGAGATCACGGCTGTGTATATTACCACAATAAACCGGGAGCATTTTCATGAAATGAAACAAGCATTGAATTACGGAAAGCACGTGCTTTGTGAGAAACCGTTTACGCTGTCAAAACCGCAGGCAAAAGAAATCTTTCAGCTGGCTAAGGAAAAAGGGCTGTTTGTGATGGAGATGCAAAAGAGCCTTTTTCTTCCTGTCACTGATTTGATTAAAACATATATCGATTCAGGAATGTTAGGAAAACTCCATCAAGTGAATATGAGTGCATCCTTTCAAAGCCCAAAGGCTTCATGGATGCATGAAAAGGATCAGGGTGGAGTTGTTTATGGAAGTGCTTCCTATACCTTTGAATATCTTGATTATCTGCTGGAGCCTGCCGAAGTATTCGTGCAGGCACTGGGGACCAGGGGGAAAACAGGAGTCCAGGACTCTGTCAGCCTTAATATAAAAATGGATGATGTTCTGATCAGCAGCCGTATATCCATGCGGGCACCGGCAGAAAGTTTTGCTGTTTTTTATTTTGAAAATGGGTTTATAAAGACCAAGGAATACTGGAAAGCGGACCGCTGCGAAATACATACCGGCAAGGACGTTGAGCTGATTGAGAGAACGGTAGATTTTGAAATGAAATATGAAGTGGTACATGCGGAAGAATGCATCAGACAGGGCCTAACAGAAAGCCCGGTTATGAGAGCGGAAAGAACACTACGCTGCTGCGGTCTTGTGGATCAGGTAGTGGAATCGTTAGACAGGCAGTAG
- a CDS encoding aminoglycoside 6-adenylyltransferase, whose product MDRFENIINNFVLWGNKSDGLYAAMIIGSWTRNDHPADEFSDLDIVMIVDNPDPFLQSNQWLEQIGCFHISFIENTIGGAKERRILFDDALDVDFVILSKSQLENAVKSGEVDILKSGYRILIDKIDLEHTLSPLSVENSLYTLLSEHEFSNVVNDFWYHAVWSAKKLMRGELWTAKSCVDNYMMCKLLTIIECHAHAFNGLKYNTWHNGRFIEEWAEDWIIQKLSDCYAHYERNDIKNSLLATMDLFRSIAVVIAEKLDYKYPAEADNYSTDWVLKALSAEK is encoded by the coding sequence ATGGACCGGTTCGAAAACATCATTAACAACTTCGTACTCTGGGGCAATAAAAGTGACGGATTATATGCAGCTATGATTATTGGTTCCTGGACTAGAAACGATCACCCGGCAGACGAGTTTTCCGATCTTGATATTGTTATGATTGTCGATAATCCCGACCCTTTCCTGCAATCCAATCAATGGCTTGAGCAGATTGGCTGTTTCCATATTTCTTTTATTGAGAATACAATAGGCGGCGCGAAAGAAAGAAGGATACTTTTTGATGATGCGCTTGACGTTGATTTTGTTATTCTTTCAAAGAGCCAATTGGAAAACGCTGTAAAAAGTGGTGAGGTTGACATACTGAAGAGTGGCTATCGCATTTTAATTGATAAGATTGACCTGGAACATACTTTATCACCGCTTTCTGTAGAAAATTCGCTTTACACTCTATTATCGGAACATGAATTTAGCAATGTGGTAAACGATTTTTGGTATCATGCCGTCTGGTCAGCAAAGAAATTAATGCGTGGTGAATTATGGACGGCGAAATCATGTGTTGATAACTATATGATGTGCAAACTATTAACCATTATTGAGTGCCATGCCCACGCTTTCAATGGTCTGAAATATAATACTTGGCACAATGGCCGTTTCATCGAGGAATGGGCGGAAGATTGGATCATTCAAAAACTTTCGGACTGCTACGCTCATTATGAAAGAAATGACATTAAAAATTCACTGTTAGCAACTATGGATTTATTCAGGTCAATAGCTGTAGTAATTGCAGAAAAATTGGATTATAAATACCCAGCCGAGGCTGATAACTATTCGACCGATTGGGTTTTAAAAGCACTGTCAGCAGAAAAATGA
- a CDS encoding DUF3795 domain-containing protein has product MIMPKEDIETTMFAPCGMNCMVCYKHCYHKKPCNGCLKSDDGKPDHCSKCKIKDCVKTKGFSYCYECTDYPCKQMKRLEKSYNTRYGASLIENSLLVKEHGLTEFMKQQKEKYTCPTCGGIISMHDNECSECQTKL; this is encoded by the coding sequence ATGATAATGCCGAAAGAAGATATTGAAACAACGATGTTTGCTCCTTGCGGAATGAATTGCATGGTTTGTTATAAACATTGCTACCACAAAAAGCCGTGTAACGGATGCTTGAAGAGTGATGACGGAAAACCGGATCATTGCAGCAAGTGCAAGATAAAAGATTGTGTAAAGACAAAAGGATTTTCCTATTGCTATGAGTGTACTGACTATCCCTGCAAGCAAATGAAAAGGCTTGAAAAAAGCTATAACACCCGTTATGGTGCTAGCCTAATCGAAAATAGTTTGCTTGTAAAAGAACATGGTTTAACCGAATTTATGAAGCAACAAAAAGAAAAATACACCTGTCCCACTTGTGGCGGTATTATCTCAATGCATGACAATGAATGCAGCGAGTGTCAGACAAAGCTTTAA
- a CDS encoding serine hydrolase domain-containing protein: MIRAWNDKNETILDEMAEQLVRDHVIWGASWGFVSDQGIRLKYAGKQGAVVPYCDRNVEAGMYYDLASLSKVIGTTTRVLQLVEKGVISLSTPVKEILGRFSYEDVTVEHLLLHSSGLPAEIRNKESWSRENLLEYLYTTPREREAGVGFLYSDVGFILLGKIIENLDETTLEETFRENIFNPLGLKDTSYLVQGSRERCIPTECTELRGCICGEVHDSKAYFLGQCGSAGLFSTLEDMVKFVKAYLEHSRLLFGEEMFEKLCSTIKFERTLGWSKEYGRDTLYHTGFTGTSVLMDLKGRKGFVLLTNRTHPSRDNEEFLKMRKKMNEVYLKMV; this comes from the coding sequence ATGATAAGAGCCTGGAATGATAAAAATGAGACGATTTTGGATGAAATGGCAGAGCAGCTTGTTCGGGACCATGTGATCTGGGGAGCCAGCTGGGGCTTTGTCAGTGATCAGGGGATCCGCTTAAAGTACGCCGGAAAGCAGGGGGCTGTGGTTCCCTATTGTGACCGGAACGTGGAAGCAGGTATGTATTATGACCTTGCTTCGCTGTCTAAGGTGATTGGGACGACCACCCGGGTCCTTCAGCTGGTGGAAAAAGGAGTGATAAGCCTTTCTACTCCGGTAAAAGAGATCCTGGGCCGGTTTTCCTATGAGGATGTCACGGTGGAGCACCTGCTGCTTCATTCAAGCGGCCTTCCTGCCGAGATTCGGAACAAAGAGAGCTGGAGCCGGGAAAATCTTCTGGAATATCTCTATACCACACCAAGGGAAAGAGAGGCCGGAGTAGGCTTCCTGTATTCGGATGTGGGTTTTATCCTGCTGGGAAAGATCATTGAGAATCTGGATGAAACAACTCTTGAGGAGACCTTCCGGGAGAATATTTTTAATCCCCTTGGGTTGAAGGATACCTCCTATTTGGTTCAGGGCAGCAGGGAACGCTGCATCCCTACGGAATGCACGGAGCTAAGAGGCTGTATCTGTGGAGAAGTTCATGACTCGAAAGCCTATTTTCTGGGGCAATGCGGAAGCGCCGGCTTGTTTTCTACATTGGAAGATATGGTGAAATTTGTCAAGGCTTATCTGGAACATTCCCGGCTTTTATTTGGAGAAGAGATGTTTGAAAAACTTTGCAGTACGATTAAGTTTGAACGCACTCTGGGCTGGAGCAAAGAGTATGGAAGGGATACGCTTTATCATACCGGCTTTACAGGAACCTCAGTCTTGATGGATTTGAAGGGCAGAAAGGGTTTTGTTCTGCTGACAAACAGGACCCATCCCAGCCGGGACAATGAGGAGTTCTTAAAGATGAGAAAGAAGATGAATGAAGTTTATTTAAAGATGGTTTAA
- a CDS encoding PTS system mannose/fructose/N-acetylgalactosamine-transporter subunit IIB: protein MAIVHARVDERLIHGQVAMVWTNTVGASRIIVVNDEAVKDELIIAGLKMAKPAGVKLSILSLKRAAEKFAEKAYEEDKVFLITKNVTDMAALIRSEVPIKAFNVGNVAKREGSRPIKKSVNLTADDEKDIREMVQLGVSVTAQMLPNESDQSILNML, encoded by the coding sequence ATGGCAATTGTTCATGCGAGAGTAGATGAGAGACTGATTCATGGTCAGGTAGCTATGGTTTGGACCAATACCGTAGGGGCGTCCCGGATCATTGTGGTTAACGATGAAGCGGTAAAGGATGAACTGATCATTGCAGGCCTTAAGATGGCAAAACCGGCAGGAGTAAAGCTTTCCATCCTGTCTTTAAAACGGGCTGCTGAAAAATTTGCAGAAAAGGCTTACGAAGAGGATAAGGTATTTCTGATAACAAAGAACGTGACGGATATGGCAGCGCTGATCCGTTCTGAAGTTCCGATCAAGGCTTTTAACGTAGGAAATGTGGCAAAAAGAGAAGGAAGCAGACCCATTAAAAAATCAGTGAATCTGACGGCAGACGATGAAAAGGATATCCGGGAAATGGTACAGCTGGGAGTGAGTGTAACAGCTCAGATGCTGCCCAATGAGTCGGACCAGTCGATATTAAACATGCTGTAA
- a CDS encoding helix-turn-helix transcriptional regulator produces MKKSERLNDMMIYLNDKKFFSLKSIMDRYSISKSTALRDIQSLEEIGMPIYSKTGRNGCYGILSNRLLSPIVFTVDEVQALYFAMQTLNAYQSTPFHLNVQKLKHKFEGCISEERIKKLRKMELIFRLGSYKNKNECNCLQDILRMAVDENVCEILYTKGELKKQYDVQFFDITSAYGQWYATAYNFQTKKPQVFRCDKIHFVQPSDKYIAKPLSEFLISPKEMFRDHDSIDFEVGVTAKGVDLFYKEHYPSMELYQENGKYYIRGFYNKGEEPFIADYFTIYGERIISISPAGLKNLILDRLDTIKNHLISL; encoded by the coding sequence ATGAAAAAATCAGAACGGCTGAATGATATGATGATATACCTAAACGATAAAAAGTTTTTCAGTCTCAAAAGCATAATGGACAGATATTCTATTTCCAAAAGTACAGCACTTCGGGATATTCAGTCTTTAGAAGAAATCGGCATGCCGATATACTCTAAGACTGGGCGGAACGGATGTTATGGTATCCTTTCCAATCGATTATTATCCCCCATTGTCTTTACGGTTGACGAGGTTCAGGCGTTGTATTTTGCCATGCAAACGCTTAACGCCTATCAATCGACGCCTTTTCATTTGAACGTCCAAAAGCTAAAGCATAAGTTTGAAGGGTGTATATCAGAAGAACGAATAAAAAAACTACGGAAAATGGAATTGATTTTTCGCTTAGGGAGTTACAAAAATAAGAATGAATGTAACTGCCTGCAGGATATTCTGCGCATGGCGGTTGATGAAAACGTGTGTGAAATCCTCTATACAAAGGGAGAGCTTAAGAAGCAGTATGATGTTCAGTTCTTTGATATTACCTCCGCCTATGGTCAGTGGTATGCAACGGCGTATAATTTCCAGACGAAAAAACCCCAAGTGTTCCGCTGCGATAAAATTCATTTTGTACAGCCTAGCGATAAGTATATAGCAAAACCGCTTTCTGAATTTCTTATTTCCCCGAAAGAAATGTTTCGGGATCATGATTCCATTGACTTTGAGGTCGGTGTTACTGCCAAAGGAGTGGATCTTTTCTATAAAGAGCATTATCCGTCAATGGAGCTATATCAGGAAAATGGGAAATATTATATAAGAGGCTTTTATAACAAAGGGGAAGAACCGTTTATCGCCGATTATTTCACTATTTACGGAGAACGGATCATCTCGATCAGTCCAGCCGGCTTGAAAAACCTAATTCTTGATCGGTTAGATACAATAAAGAATCATTTAATTTCATTATAA
- a CDS encoding PTS system mannose/fructose/sorbose family transporter subunit IID produces MADKNQTGSVKLEKSDINKVYLRNLFTLQFGWNYEKMQGLGYAYVIMPVLKRLYSNDPEKMKRALKMHLGYFNTTPAMSHLIVGADMALEEELGIEAEEAITGLKTGLMGPFAGVGDTLFIAIYRAIVFSIASYIAMQGNPIGLIIPLIACAGVLWIRYKFTTIGYQSGRKLATGFADKISPITEAASILGLTVVGALIPSVIKYRTDLQFTMGEVTFALQDMLDKIMPSLLPLGIVVFSYWLLGKKKVNSTKLIFILIGLGMVLGNLQSMLTFVAGLF; encoded by the coding sequence ATGGCTGACAAAAACCAGACAGGAAGCGTGAAATTGGAAAAAAGCGATATCAATAAAGTATATCTGCGTAATCTGTTTACTTTACAGTTTGGCTGGAATTACGAAAAGATGCAGGGTCTTGGATATGCCTATGTCATCATGCCGGTTTTAAAGCGGCTGTATTCCAATGATCCCGAGAAGATGAAACGCGCACTGAAGATGCACCTGGGTTATTTTAACACGACTCCGGCAATGTCTCATCTGATCGTCGGTGCCGATATGGCGCTGGAGGAAGAACTGGGAATTGAGGCGGAGGAGGCCATTACCGGTTTAAAGACCGGACTTATGGGACCGTTTGCAGGAGTCGGTGATACGTTGTTCATCGCCATTTACCGGGCCATTGTGTTCTCCATTGCGTCCTATATCGCCATGCAGGGGAATCCAATTGGACTTATCATACCTCTCATTGCATGTGCCGGGGTATTATGGATACGATATAAATTTACCACCATCGGCTATCAGTCCGGACGAAAGCTTGCAACCGGGTTTGCGGATAAAATTTCTCCTATTACAGAGGCGGCCAGCATCCTGGGTCTGACTGTAGTAGGGGCACTGATCCCTTCTGTAATCAAATACCGTACGGATCTGCAGTTTACCATGGGAGAAGTAACCTTCGCCCTTCAGGATATGCTGGATAAAATTATGCCATCCCTGCTTCCTCTTGGTATCGTTGTATTTTCATACTGGCTCCTTGGGAAGAAAAAGGTGAACTCTACAAAATTAATTTTTATTCTCATCGGTTTGGGTATGGTACTTGGCAATCTGCAATCCATGCTGACCTTTGTGGCTGGTTTATTTTAG
- a CDS encoding histidine phosphatase family protein — translation MKLILIRHGEPDYSIDSLTEKGWKEADLLSERISKLSVSAFYCSPLGRAKDTAKATIQALHAEAEILPWLREFNAPVDNGAGETKTIPWDFMPGYWTNQKELYDRDLWFENERMKTGPVKEEYEKVANGLDELLKKHGYQREGGLYRAVSGSDDTIVLFCHFGVTCVMLSHLLGIPAPLLWHGFFLAPSSVTTLETEERIDGEAYFRCKGMGDTAHLYVKGEPASNAGFFPR, via the coding sequence ATGAAGCTAATTCTAATAAGGCACGGAGAACCAGACTATTCCATTGACTCTCTCACAGAAAAAGGCTGGAAAGAGGCAGATTTGCTTTCCGAAAGGATCAGTAAGCTTTCAGTTTCCGCTTTTTACTGCTCACCTCTTGGAAGGGCAAAAGATACTGCAAAAGCAACAATTCAGGCGCTCCATGCTGAGGCAGAGATTCTGCCCTGGCTCAGAGAATTTAATGCGCCGGTTGATAACGGGGCCGGTGAGACCAAAACCATACCCTGGGATTTTATGCCCGGTTACTGGACAAACCAGAAGGAACTTTATGACAGAGATTTATGGTTTGAAAATGAGAGGATGAAAACAGGGCCTGTAAAAGAAGAATATGAAAAAGTAGCTAACGGGCTTGATGAATTATTAAAGAAGCATGGATATCAGAGGGAAGGCGGATTGTACCGGGCGGTTTCGGGGAGTGATGATACCATCGTCCTGTTCTGCCATTTTGGCGTGACCTGTGTTATGCTGTCTCATCTGCTGGGAATCCCGGCCCCACTATTGTGGCATGGTTTTTTTCTGGCACCTTCATCGGTCACCACACTTGAAACAGAAGAGAGAATAGACGGTGAGGCTTATTTCCGGTGCAAGGGAATGGGGGATACGGCTCATTTATATGTGAAAGGCGAACCAGCCTCAAACGCAGGTTTTTTCCCAAGATAG
- a CDS encoding PTS mannose/fructose/sorbose/N-acetylgalactosamine transporter subunit IIC produces MQGVSLLVVIGLILYTVIAVVDQISIQCGLYTPLFAAVITGALLGDLPTGLVVGATLQLMTLGVATYGGATVPDYLSGAIMGTAYAIISGQGAEYGIGLAIPIGLLLTQMDILGRMTNSFFQHYADRCAENADYKGVERANLLGLLPWVLSRVIPVALGLFFGEAVVNGVNAIIPAWFMTGLKTAGAILPAMGMAILMRYLPIKKYYPYFIIGFVLIAFGGATFTVMAAALIGLALAALHLSRVRERVAVQTLDDEEVEIDG; encoded by the coding sequence ATGCAGGGAGTTTCTTTGTTGGTTGTTATTGGATTGATTCTGTATACCGTGATTGCAGTGGTTGATCAGATTTCCATTCAATGCGGATTGTATACCCCGTTGTTCGCGGCTGTGATTACCGGGGCATTATTGGGGGATTTGCCAACAGGTCTGGTAGTTGGTGCGACATTACAGCTCATGACATTGGGAGTTGCTACTTATGGAGGTGCTACGGTTCCGGATTATTTATCAGGAGCGATTATGGGTACCGCTTATGCAATTATTTCCGGACAGGGGGCAGAATACGGAATCGGTCTGGCTATTCCCATCGGATTGCTGTTAACTCAGATGGACATTCTGGGAAGGATGACCAACTCATTCTTTCAGCATTACGCAGACCGTTGTGCAGAAAATGCGGATTACAAAGGAGTGGAGCGGGCAAATTTACTGGGACTGCTGCCCTGGGTCCTTTCCAGGGTGATTCCGGTCGCATTGGGACTGTTTTTTGGAGAGGCAGTGGTGAACGGAGTAAATGCCATTATCCCGGCCTGGTTTATGACAGGACTTAAAACCGCAGGCGCCATTCTTCCTGCAATGGGTATGGCCATACTGATGCGCTATCTGCCCATTAAAAAATACTATCCGTATTTTATCATCGGATTCGTGCTGATTGCCTTTGGAGGCGCTACGTTTACCGTTATGGCGGCCGCATTGATCGGCCTCGCACTGGCTGCTCTTCATCTTTCGAGAGTTAGAGAGCGGGTGGCAGTGCAGACTTTGGATGATGAGGAGGTTGAAATCGATGGCTGA
- a CDS encoding HD domain-containing protein — MAEENNNMEELFRQMDHHLLHDERPSEYLEQISREPWFLDYPFSMLGKMKETPQSKRFHPEGSVWNHTMMVVDQAAEQKAKSKDARTLMWAALLHDIGKPVVTKIRKEKITAYNHDAEGEHLTEDFLSCFSDDANWIRAVAKLVRYHMHILYVTDGLPFGDVDGMKRETDISEVALLGLCDRIGRGGSVPEDEIKAVRLFLKKMRSM; from the coding sequence ATGGCAGAGGAAAATAATAATATGGAAGAACTATTCCGGCAGATGGATCATCACTTGCTTCATGATGAACGTCCATCAGAATATCTGGAGCAAATCAGCAGGGAACCATGGTTTTTGGATTACCCGTTTTCTATGCTTGGCAAGATGAAGGAAACCCCGCAGTCAAAACGGTTTCATCCGGAAGGAAGCGTATGGAACCATACGATGATGGTAGTAGATCAGGCAGCGGAACAGAAGGCAAAGAGTAAAGATGCCCGGACTTTGATGTGGGCGGCACTGCTTCATGATATCGGCAAACCGGTAGTGACGAAGATCCGAAAGGAGAAAATTACCGCATATAATCATGATGCTGAGGGAGAACATCTCACGGAGGACTTTTTGTCCTGTTTTTCCGACGATGCCAATTGGATCAGGGCAGTCGCAAAATTGGTCCGGTATCATATGCACATTCTGTATGTGACAGACGGGCTTCCTTTTGGGGATGTCGATGGCATGAAGCGGGAGACCGATATCAGTGAAGTTGCACTGCTTGGGCTCTGCGACCGGATCGGAAGAGGCGGAAGCGTTCCGGAAGATGAGATAAAGGCGGTCAGATTATTTTTAAAGAAAATGCGGAGCATGTGA
- a CDS encoding MurR/RpiR family transcriptional regulator, with amino-acid sequence MESVRLKIREQYNEMSKAEKKLSDFVLSDTKNCLGMTAVDIAGKSGVSSASVIRYVQKLGFDGLEGFKLALAATDAQNDKEDMVDPIISKEDDLDTLCRKMDALVDAAFQDFFYQLNKDALKKAINKIKKARRIYLVGIGSSSLPAYDLFHKLKRADLNANFYQDINMMVEFFNYIDKRDVVIAFSYSGQSQEVLYACGIAEKQGASIIAVTRRRDSPLQDLADICLHVPDNEKVMRIGAFTSLHTSIMMADLLYMGVIQENLEHYEVELIKTRKMVAGLKIKK; translated from the coding sequence ATGGAATCAGTACGGTTAAAGATAAGAGAACAATACAATGAAATGAGTAAGGCAGAGAAGAAACTCTCGGATTTTGTATTGTCAGATACCAAAAACTGTCTTGGGATGACGGCAGTGGATATTGCAGGAAAAAGCGGGGTATCCTCCGCCTCTGTGATCCGTTATGTTCAAAAACTTGGTTTTGATGGGTTGGAAGGTTTTAAGCTGGCACTTGCTGCAACTGATGCCCAAAATGACAAGGAAGATATGGTAGACCCCATTATTTCCAAAGAAGATGATTTAGATACGCTGTGCCGGAAAATGGATGCCCTGGTGGATGCGGCATTTCAGGATTTTTTCTATCAGCTGAATAAAGATGCATTAAAAAAAGCAATCAACAAAATCAAGAAAGCCCGACGCATTTATCTGGTGGGGATCGGAAGTTCCTCGCTGCCTGCTTATGATCTGTTCCATAAATTAAAGCGGGCCGACCTCAATGCAAATTTTTACCAGGATATTAATATGATGGTGGAATTTTTCAACTACATTGATAAACGGGATGTGGTGATCGCATTTTCCTATAGCGGGCAGTCCCAGGAAGTCCTTTATGCCTGCGGGATTGCAGAAAAACAGGGAGCATCGATTATAGCGGTTACACGCAGAAGAGATTCTCCCCTTCAGGATCTTGCAGATATATGCCTCCATGTGCCGGACAACGAAAAGGTCATGAGGATCGGTGCATTTACCTCTCTTCATACCTCCATCATGATGGCGGATCTTCTGTATATGGGAGTGATCCAGGAGAATTTAGAGCATTATGAGGTGGAGCTGATCAAAACCAGGAAGATGGTAGCAGGGCTCAAAATTAAAAAATAG
- a CDS encoding PTS sugar transporter subunit IIA, with amino-acid sequence MIGIIVTGHGEFASGLTSGLKLLAGETEYYEAIDFKAEDSTEDLTEKLRSAIRRLKDCEAVAVLADLTGGSPFNMASRLKMSGIHENMEVIGGINLPLVLHAYMSRGMISDIRELLDASLEMGKQHMMYFQTSDDACELEE; translated from the coding sequence ATGATTGGAATCATAGTAACCGGCCATGGTGAATTTGCCTCTGGTTTAACCAGCGGGTTAAAGCTGCTGGCTGGAGAGACGGAATATTATGAAGCTATTGATTTTAAAGCGGAGGATTCCACGGAAGATCTGACAGAAAAACTGAGGTCAGCGATCCGGAGGCTTAAGGACTGTGAAGCAGTGGCAGTGCTTGCGGATCTGACAGGAGGCTCCCCCTTTAATATGGCTTCCAGACTTAAAATGTCCGGTATCCATGAAAATATGGAGGTAATCGGAGGCATCAACCTTCCTCTGGTCCTTCATGCCTATATGTCCAGGGGAATGATTTCGGATATCCGGGAGCTTCTGGATGCCTCCCTGGAGATGGGAAAACAGCATATGATGTATTTTCAGACATCGGATGATGCATGTGAACTGGAAGAATAG